A region from the Xiphias gladius isolate SHS-SW01 ecotype Sanya breed wild chromosome 20, ASM1685928v1, whole genome shotgun sequence genome encodes:
- the edf1 gene encoding endothelial differentiation-related factor 1 homolog, producing the protein MAESDWDTVTVLRKKGPTAAQAKSKQAITAAQRRGEDVETTKKWSAGQNKQHLVTKNTAKLDRETEELHHDRVTLEVGKVIQQGRQDKGLTQKDLATKINEKPQVIADYESGKAIPNNQVMGKIERAIGLKLRGKDIGLPLEAKPKKK; encoded by the exons ATGGCAGAAAGCGACTGGGATACCGTGACTGTCTTGAGGAAGAAGGGGCCGACTGCTGCCCAGGCCAAATCCAAGCAG GCTATCACGGCTGCTCAGAGACGTGGGGAGGACGTCGAGACAACCAAGAAAT GGTCTGCAGggcaaaacaaacagcatcttGTGACAAAGAACACAGCCAAACTGGACCGGGAAACAGAGGAGCTACACCATGACAGAGTTACTCTGGAGGTGGGCAAGGTCATCCAGCAAGGCAGACAGGACAAAGGCCTGACCCAGAAAGACCTCGCCACT AAAATTAATGAGAAGCCTCAAGTCATTGCAGACTATGAGAGTGGGAAAGCAATTCCCAACAACCAGGTCATGGGCAAGATAGAGAGAGCAATTG GGCTGAAGCTACGTGGGAAGGATATTGGCCTACCCCTGGAGGCAAAACCCAAGAAGAAATGA